The genomic stretch CTGCTGCTTCAAGAAAGAGGATACAGATGGAATGAGATCACAGCTGAGCCGTTTGTTTCCTCTGTAATTAGGACTTTAGTTTTTCTTAAGTGTTTTTATGGATCCCCCAAACCTCTACACCAAACTCCTCCATGAGGCAAAATCTCCTTCTAGGAGAGACTCAGAAAAACAGCTAGTGGTTTTACTACACTGACCTATCTGTTCTGCAAATGAGTCAGAACTGAGACCCCTGGAAGACATGTAGTTTGGTGCCAGCTCTCTGGTTTCTGCCCCCTGTCCTGTGCggcatcctccctccctcccccgcagcCAAGGTAGCAAGGCTCTGACCACAGCAGCAGGCTCTGACACCTCAGGCAGATCTTCAGCGCGAAGTCTTGGGGGACATTTCCTCCCAAGAACCACAAACATCTGGGCCTGGgacacttctctccctctcagatcgcccagaatttgaaagaaagagagagaaagccccaagaggactgggggggagggggaggcgtgGAGGAAGGACTCCAGGGCAGAAAGTTTGTGCACCAGCTTCTAAGTTTCCATTCTGCCACTCGGACAAGTCTCTTTGGTGGCTCTTGGTTATCGctttgtaaaatataaacaatattaaTTGTCTTTTCTACTTCAGGGGTTGTAAAGATTAGATGGAATGTTACTGATGAAATGTGTTGGAAAACTAAAAGCTCCTTCACTTGGTAGGCAGCATGGAGGCGCTGAAGGGACTTAATGTCAaaagccccagctctgcctgcggtttcttatctgtaaaaccaGAGGGGCAGGTGGGATCAGCCCGCTAAGGCTGGAATCTCTGGGAAAATCCTCCTTAAATCCGCGTTCTGGCGCGTGCAGGAGgaaacagggaagggagggaaaaatctCATGGGCAGTTCAGCATTTCTCTCCCCAGCGCCCGGAGGGAACGAAGCCGCCACCTGAccggagcagagcacggggaaggAGGGCACCGAGGCCTGCCAGGCGGTGGCGCCGGCGGGAGGCGCGGTCCGGCCGGCCCATTTGAGCCACGTGCGGTTGTTTCCGTGCCGGGGCGATCACGTGAGCCGCGTCAGCTGACCGGTCACGGCAGAGCCCGACTCAGGCGCCTGGCAGCACCTGCCCGGCTGTGCCCGGAGCGCAGGACCCTGCAGAGGGGTAAGAGCGTCCCTggcctcccctcctctgtccccgaCCCACCCCCACCGCCTCGGCCTCAGCCCCAATCCTTCGCCCATCCCTACCCTCCCGGCCTGGCAGCCCGGAAGCCGTCGCGGGCAGGGCCGTGGCGGGGCTCAGCCCCGCGCTGCCCCCAGGCGGCCGGGAGGGGATGGCCCTGGGGAGCAAGGGGCGGGAAGTCGCTCTTACCCACGGGGCCGACGGCTGGTCCCCGCCCCCAAGCCCCGACATGGAGGAGCTGCTCCAGAGCGTGGAGAGGGACCTGAACATCGATGCCCGGCAGCTGGCGCCGGCCCCGGGGGGCACCCACGTGGTGGCCCTAGTGCCCGCGCGCTGGCTGGGCAGCCTCCGCGAGCGCCGGCTGCCCGCCGGACCCTGCCCCAGGGCAGAGGGCCTGAGCGAGGCGGAAGTGAGAACTCTTCTGCAACGCTCCGTGCAGAAGCTGCCCCCCGGCTGGACGCGCGTGGAGGTGCACGGGCTGCGGAAACGGAGGCTCTCCTACCCCCTGGGCGGCGGCTTGCCCTCTGAGGAAGGGTCCAGCAGCCCCGAGACCCTCACTCGCTTCATGCAGGATGTGGCTGCCCAGAATTATCGCAACCTGTGGCGCCATGCTTATCGTACTTACGGGCAGCCCTATAGTCATAGCCCTGCCCCTTCAGCTGTCCCTGCGCTGGACTTAGTGCGACAGGCTCTGCAGAGGGTCTATGGTTGTTCCTTCCTTTTGGTGGGTGAGTTTACCCAATGCCCATCATCCACAAGAGATGGTCCCTGTCCCCCTCGGGGCAGCCTGTCCTGTCCCAGTCTTTTGCGAGCTGAAGCCCTGCTGGAGTCTCCAGAGATGCTGTACGTGGTGCACCCGGACGTGCAGTTCTCCCTGCATGATGTGGTCACCTTTAGCCCTGCCAAGCTGACCAATAGCCAAGCCAAGGTGCTCTTCATTCTCTTCCGTGTGCTGAGGGCTATGGATGCCTGTCACCGCCAGGGACTGGCCTGCGGGGCCCTAACTTTGCACCACATCGCTGTAGACGAGAAGCTTTGCAGTGAGCTCCGGCTGGACCTGAGTGCTTACGAGAGGCCCCAGGAGGATGAGAATGAGGAGATCCCTGTAGCAAGGAATGGGGCAGGCATTGgacctggagaggagggaggaaggcgaCCTGGGTGTCCCACCTGCCAGGAGGAACTTCGGGGCCTTGTGCTAGACTGGGTCCATGGCCGCATCAGCAACTTCCACTACCTCATGCAGCTAAATCGGTTGGCAGGTCGGCGGCAGGGCGATCCCAACTACCACCCGGTGCTTCCCTGGGTCGTGGACTTCACCACACCCCATGGGCGCTTTCGAGACCTACGGAAGTCCAAGTTCCGGCTCAATAAGGGGGATAAGCAGCTGGACTTCACATACGAGATGACACGGCAGGCGTTTGTAGCAGGTGGTGTGGGTGGTGGGGAGCCACCTCATGTTCCTCACCACATCTCCGATGTGCTCTCCGACATCACGTATTATGTGTACAAGGCTCGGCGGACACCCCGCTCAGTGCTCTGTGGACATGTGCGGGCACAATGGGAGCCCCATGAGTATCCCGCCAGCATGGAGCGTATGCAGAACTGGACCCCTGACGAGTGCATTCCTGAGTTCTACACCGATCCCTCTATCTTCTCCTCCATCCACCCCGACATGCCTGACCTGGATGTGCCAGCCTGGTGTGGCTCTAGCCAGGAGTTCGTGTCCGCCCACCGGGCATTGTTGGAGAGCCGAGAAGTGTCCCAGGACCTGCACCATTGGATTGACCTCACATTTGGCTACAAACTCCAGGGCAAGGAGGCTGTgaaagagaagaatgtgtgtCTGCACCTGGTGGATGGCCACACGCACCTGACCAGCTATGGCGTGGTGCAGCTTTTCGATCAGCCGCACCCCCAACGCCTGGCTGGGGCTCCTGCCCTTGCCCCCGAGCCCCCACTCATCCCCAGAGTGTTGTTCCAGACCATCCAGGAGAGCATAGGCCGGGAGGACTTACCTGGACAGCTTACAAATGGGGTGGGCAGGTCGGTTTTGGAGGCCACCGCCTGTGAGGCTGGCTGGGCCAGAGACAGGCCGGTGGCAGGGGAAGATGACTTGGAACAGGCCACAGAAGCTCTGGATTCCATCTCCCTCGTGGGAAAAGCAGGTGACCAGCTaggctcctcctcctctgcctccagtcAAGCCCCCCCAGGCCTCCTGTCTTTCTCAGTGGCCTCGGCCTCTCGACCAGGCCGCCGGAGCAAACCTGCCGGGGCAGACcctggggaaggtgaggagggaaaGATTCTTCTTCCCGAGGGCTTCAATCCTGTGCAGGCTCTGGAAGGGCTAGAGAAACTCGGCAACTTCCTGACCAAAGGCCTAGGGAGCCAGTTGGAGGTGCTTGAGCAGCCCCAAATCCAGCCACCCGTGCAGCTGCAGGAACTCTTCCATCGGGACATGCAGGCCCTGGGGGTTCTGTTGGCCGAGATGGTGTTCGCCACCAGGGTCCGAACACTGCAGCCTGATGCGCCTTTGTGGGTACGCTTCGAGGCTGTTCGGGGGCTCTGCCTACGCCACCCCAAGGAGGTCCCTGTGTCTCTGCAGCCCGTGCTGGACATACTCCTGCAGCTAAGTGGACCTGAGGGCCCTGTGGTAGCAGGGAGGGGCAAGCTGGCCCCACTGTTCGAGTACAGGCCCGTCTGCCAGGGattgccccctccctgcccggcCCAGCTCCTCAGCCCCTTCAGCTCTGTGGTTCCCTTCCCCCCGTACTTCCCGGCGCTAAACAAGTTCATCCTCCTGTATCAGGCAAGACGTGTGGAGGACGAGGCCCAGGGGCGGGAGCTCGTGTTCGCTCTGTGGCAGCAACTGGGTGCAGTGCTGAGTGACATCACCCCGGAGGGCCTGGAGATCCTGCTGCCCTTCGTGCTGTCACTCATGTCTGAGGAGCACACGGCTGTGTACACAGCCTGGTACCTGTTTGAACCTGTTGCCAAGGCACTGGGCCCCAAAAATGCTAATAAGTACCTCCTGAAGCCTCTCATTGGCGCTTACGAGAGCCCGTGCCGCCTGCACGGCCGTTTCTACCTGTACACGGACTGCTTCGTGGCCCAGCTGATGGTGCGCCTGGGCCTGCAGGCCTTTCTCAGCCACCTGCTGCCCCACGTCCTGCAGGTGCTGGCTGGCGTGGAGGCCTCCCAGGAAGAAAGCAAGGGCCTGGTGGGGGCCGCCGAGGATGAGGACGGTGAGCTCGTAGGGGCCAGGCCCAGCTCCTGTGCTTTCAGGGAGGAGATTCCGATGGATGGTGAGCCTGCAGCCTCCTCGGGCCTGGGGCTCCCAGACTACACGTCTGGCGTCAGCTTCCATGACCAGGCCTACCTCCCTGAGACCGAGGACTTCCAAGCGGGGCTGTATGTGGCCGAGTCCCCGCAGCCCCAGGAGGCTGAGGCTGTGAGCCTGGGTCGGTTGAGTGACAAGAGCAGCACCAGCGAGACCTCCCTGGGCGAGGAGCGGGCTGCGGAGGAGGGCGGCGCTCCCGTGGACAAGAGCAGTCTCAGGTCAGGAGACAGCAGCCAGGACTTGAAGCAAAGCGAGggctcagaggaggaagaggaggaggaggaggagggctgtgtggtgttggaggaggaggagggagacggGGAGCAAGACGAGATCACCACGGCATCCGAGCTCACTCTCTCCGACACTGTGCTGTCCATGGATACGGTCGTGGCCCGCGGCGGCGagacaggtggggaggaggacgCGGAGCCGCTAACTGAGCAGTCGGAGGGTAAAGAACAGAAGATCCTCCTTGGTGAGTCCTCAGGCCTTAGGGTGTGGGTCATACGGTCCTCTGGttggttatttatttaagtcatttttacacccaacgtggggctcaaactcatgaccctgagatcaagagtcccgtgttcttctgaccgagccagccaggcgccctgtggtttggtttggtttggtgttttaattccagtgtatTTAACATGCAGGGTTTTATTAGTTTCACatatatagtgattcgacaattatatacattactcagtgctcatgatgacaAGTCtgttcttaatccccatcacccatttctcccatcccccaccctcttcccctctggtaaccatcagtttgttctccatagttaaaagtctgttttttggtttgtctctctctctcttttttctttgctctctttttaaaaaagattgctctcttaaaaaaaaagatttatttatttgagagagagagagagagcacgtgcaagcaTGAATGTGTggtggggaagggtcagagggagagggagagagagtcttcagcagagggtctgcactgagctcagaccaatgtggggctcgatctcatgaccctgagatcatgtcctgagccgaaaccaagagttggacactcagccGACTGTGCCACTTAGGTGCCCcatgctcttttgttttgtttcttaaattccacatgtgcatgaaatcatatgggatttgtctctctctgacttatttcgcttagcattatactctaggtccattcatattgttgcaaatggcaagataggATCCtcttaatggctgaataatattccattgtgtatatactagatcttcttcattcattcatctgtcagcgGACATGGGCTGCTTCCGTAGTTTGGCTGTTGTACATAGTGCTACAAAaaataggggtgcatgtatccctttgaattagtgtttttgtatttttggggtaaataccagtagtgcaattattggatcatagggtagttctgttttaaactttttaaaaaaagattttatttatttattagagagagagagaatgagccgggggagggaaggaggagagggagaagcagactacccactgaacaaggagcctgatgcagggcttgatcccaggaccccgagatcatgacctgagccaaaggcagatgcctaactgactgagccacccaggcactcctatttttaatttttgcggAACCTCCCAACTGTCTAATATAGCGACTGcggcagtttgcattcccaccagcagtgcacgagagttcctttttctctacatccttgccaacacttgtttcttgtgttgttgattttagccattctgacaggtgtgagatgatattgcagttttaatttgcatttccttgataatgagtgatgttgagcatcttttcatgtgtgttggccatctgtgtgtctttggagaagtgtctgttcatgtcttctgcccattttttaattgggttacttgtgttttgggtgttgagttgtagcagttctttatctattttggacactaagcctttatcagatacgtcatttgcagaTGTGTTCTTCCATTCTTTAGgttgcttttagttttgtggattgtttccttagctgtgcaaaagctttttattttgatgtagtcccagtagtttatttttgcttttatttcccttgcctcaggagacatatctagaaagatgttgctacagccgatgtcagagaaattactgcctgtgttctcgtctacgatttttatggtttcaggtctcatttttaggtctttaatccattttgagtttacttttgtgtatgctgtaagaaagcGGGCcagattgattctttttttttttttttctttttaagtaggctctacgcgGTGTGGACCCCaacgttgggcttgaactcaagaccctgagatcaagacctcagctgaaatcaagagtaggatgcttaactgactgagccacccaagcacccccagtttgattcttttttgtgtagctgtccagtttttcgccatttgttgaagagactgtctttttcccattgtatagtctttcttgtctcctttgtcagagattagttgaccacataattgtgggtttatttctggtttttctgttttgttccattgatttgcgtgtctgttttgtgccagtacaatactgttatgattgctgtagctttgtaatataacttgaagtctggaattgtaatgcctccagctttgcttttctttttcaagattgttttggttattcggGGTCCTTTATGATTCCATAATaattaggattatttgttctagttccatgaaaatgctgttggtattttggtagggattgcattaaatttgtagactgctttgggtagtttagacattttaacaatatccgttcttccaatccatgaacatggaatgcttttccatttctttgtgttgtcttcaatttctttcatcagtgtttgatatttttcaaagtataggtcttttacctctggTTAAATTTAatcctaggcattttattatttttggtgcaattataaatgggattgttttcttaatttcactttctgttgcttcattattagcgtATAGAagtgcagcagatttctgtacattgattttacaTCCTGCGACTTTACCgaatttatttattagtgctagtagttttttggtggagtctttatggttttctatatatagtatcatgtcatctacaaatagtgaaagttttacttcttcttttacttcttcctaaaatttggatgccttttatttctttttgttgtctaattgcttggctaggatttccagtggtgagactggacatctttgtctcattcctgaccttaggggaaaagctcctAGTTTTTCCCCATCAAggatgatgtttgctgtgggtttttcacataaggcgtttattatgttgaggtatgttccctctaaacccactttgtcgagggtttttatcatgaacggttcttgtactttgtcaaatgctttttctgcatttgttgaaatgatcgtatggttttctttttttctttctttcttttttaaagattttatttgtttatttgacagtgagagagagagagagagagcatgcgcctgcacaggtagggggagcagcaggcagagggagaagtggacttcctgacaagcagggagccagatgcaggactcgatcccaggaacttgggatcataacctgagcctaaggcagccgcttaactacGAGCCACTCGGGTGCCCTGTCATATGCTTTCATCCTCTcacttgttgatgtgatgtatcacattgattgatttgcaaatattgaaccatccttgcgtcccaggaataaatcccacttcatggtggtgaatgattttcttaatgtgttgttggattcggtttgctagtattttgttgaggagttttgcatctatattcatcagagataatGGACTGAAGTTCTTTTagtgtctttatctagttttggtatcaggataatactgcttcatagaatgaatctggaaagtttccttcctcttctatttcttagaatagtttgagaaaaataggtattaacttttcttcacTCTGGCTTTCATTGAACATTTCTGAGTACGTAGTGTGTGCCAGGGAGTGGCTCGAATAGATTCCCAAGCAGCACAGATGTGGGCCTGCCTCCCGGGCTCACGTCTAGCAGAGGAGGTGCCGCATTGTAGACAGTCTTACATAAAGTAGTGCTGTAAAGAACAGGGCTAGGTGCTGCAAGGGGATATAAATAGGGCTTAGATCTAGTTTTCAGGGGTTGGAGAAGGCTTCCCTGAAGGTAGAGCCAGGGGCAcccgggcggctcagtcagttaagcatctgccttctgctcaggtcatgatctcggggtcctgggattgagccccacgttgggctccctgctcagcggggagtctgcttctccctctccctctgccctcccccaactcgtgcttgttctctctgtctctctctctctcaaataaataaagtctttaggaggaaaaaaacgTAGAGACAGTTGAGGTCCAATGAATAGGAGGTAGCAAGGCAAAAATGGTAGGGTCTGCAATGGGAAGAGCacaccaggcagagggaacagtataTGTGAGGCTCTATGACTGTCATGGTTCCATTAAAGAATCAGTGAAAGGCTAGCATGGTTAGACAGGGAGagtggagggaagaagagggagcacaggcaaagagggagggagctggggctcATTTAGCAGCTTAAGAAAATTCAGTGAAAGGATAACCTTCCTGCAAGTTGTGCCCCAGGAGAGGATCCTGGAGCAGCCCCGAAGCCATAGGCCACCTCTGCCACTGTGAAATAGAGGGTGGTGGTGTGGGGCACCCAGCTTCAGCTAGGCTCTTTGGCAGGTTTGCGGCCAGGATTGGCTAGGAGGGGTgccatggggtggggtgggaggagtggcAAGCCACCATTATCTGATGAGCTCAGGGCCCGCTCCCGCCTTGCAGATACAGCCTGCAAGATGGTCCGCTGGCTGTCTGCCAAGCTTGGCCCCACGGTGGCCTCTCGCTATGTGGCCCGGAACCTGCTCCGCTTGCTGACGTCTTGTTATGTTGGTAAGGCCTGTGGTCggtgctggaggtggggcttCACCTCAGAGCCTCTGTCCATCTTCAGCCCCCTCTAGGGGCTCCGTCCCACTTGCACGTCCCTGCCAGCTCCTGGGTGCCGGTCTGTGAGCTATTTCCTGCCTTGGGTAGGGCAATGGGGTGGGCCCCAGGCTAGACTGAGCCAGAGTGGCTACCATAGTCCTGAAAGACTgacctccctcctgcctgccgcAGGCTGCTCAAGGCTGCCGGTTTCTCCTCGGCAGGGCCCACTCGGCAGCAGTTCACCGTGAGCAGCGGTGAGAGCCCCCCGCTGAGTGCCGGCAGCATCTACCAGAAGAGACCGGTGCTGGGGGATATAGTGTCGGGGCCCGTGCTCAGCTGTCTCCTGCACATCGCTCATCTGTACGGGGAGCCCGTCCTCACCTACCAGTACCTGCCGTACATCAGCTACCTGGTCAGTCACTGGTGTGGCCGCCTCGGAGGCCAAGGAGCTGGAgggcagacgggcaagctggggGTCCCGGGGGTCCGTGGGCAGCCCGGCCCTCATCTCCTCTGTGGCCCTAGGTGGCCCCGGGTAGCACCTCAGGCCCCAGTCGACTGAACAGCCGTAAGGAGGCGGGGCTGCTGGCGGCGGTGACCCTGACCCAGAAGATCATCGTGCGCCTGTCGGACACCACGCTCATGGACATCCTGCCCCGCATCAGCCACGAGGTCCTGCTGCCTGTGCTCAGCTTCCTCACTTCCCTCGTCACTGGGTAGGCTGCTGCCCCACCCCCGTGCAGGGAGTCGTTGAGCTGAGGGGGCCACCCAGGAGGGTCTGGGAAGTTTGGGAGCGAGGCTGGACCGGGTGTCGGGAGTCCCGGTTCTGATCCAGCTGTGCGACCCGGAGCAAGCCACACCTTctttctgtgcctgtttccttatCGGGTTTGGACCAACTGGTCTTATAGCTCTTTTCTTTGAAAGCTTTTGATAGATTCTGGGCAAGTCcccagagtggggggagggggcgctaGAGCTCATGGACTCTCTTTCCAGGTTCCCAAGCGGGGCCCAGGCCCGGACTGTCCTGTGCGTGAAAACCATCAGCCTCATCGCCCTCATATGCCTGCGCATCGGACAGGAGATGGTCCAGCAGCACCTGAGTGAGCCCGTGGCCACCTTCTTTCAAGTCTTCTCTCAGCTGCACGAGCTTCGGCACCAGGTAGGCAGACCGTCTTCCCTTCCCTGGCTGGCATGGGCTGGGCAGGGGCCGTGAACTTGGCTAACTCCCGGGCTGCTCTGCCCACAGGATCTGAAGCTGGACCCCGCGGGCCGCAGCGAGGGCCAGCTGCCAGAGGTGGCCTTCTCCGATGGGCAGCAGCGGCCGGTGGACCCCACCCTGCTGGACGAGCTGCAGAAGGTGTTCACCTTGGAGATGGCGTACACAATCTACGtgcccttctcctgcctgttGGGTACTGCCCGATCACATTCCCTTGCAAAGCCttgtggctctgtctctgccccccAGGAGGGCCCCGCGCTCCCCTTgcccccagagtccatagtggaTATTCGGCACGGTGCTCTGCGTCAGAGCAAAGGGATTTGGCCTCAGACCTCAGAGTCCCAAGGAGTAACGTGTGAACGTGGACAGAGCATTAGCCAGCAAGGAGGCACGGGCACTGGTCTAGAGTATCCCTGGGGAAGGCGGGGGCATCAGGCTGCTGTACTGACATCTCCAGCAGCTTCTGAGAGGAATAAGCAGCCCGCCGTCCGTGTAGCCTCCCGTGCGGGCCCGGCACTGCTGAGTGGTTACATGCGTTGTCTCGCTGAATGGGATGAGCAGCCCTGTGGTCAGATATGGTATCGTTCCTCCACTGAAAtctggggcctgggagggagagCACCGGCTGTCTGTCTCGCCATTCTGGTTCCGATGTGCCGCATGGCGCCCAGTACTTAGAGAGGACGCTCATGTGAATGAATCCACGTGTTTCTAGGGAAGAACCAGGCTCAGAGATGAAGAATTACTTGCCCAGAGTTGCACAGCCAGTACCAGCCCTGTCTTCTGTGGTTCCCAGGCCTTGGATGGGTGGTGGCAGCTGCCTGCCATCTTCCCTAATCTTAGGACCACTCCCACTCCCATCCAGGTGACATCATCCGGAAAATCATCCCCAACCACGAGCTGGTCGGGGAGCTGGCGGGGCTGTATTTGGAGAGCGTCAGTC from Ursus arctos isolate Adak ecotype North America unplaced genomic scaffold, UrsArc2.0 scaffold_24, whole genome shotgun sequence encodes the following:
- the WDR81 gene encoding WD repeat-containing protein 81 isoform X3, encoding MALGSKGREVALTHGADGWSPPPSPDMEELLQSVERDLNIDARQLAPAPGGTHVVALVPARWLGSLRERRLPAGPCPRAEGLSEAEVRTLLQRSVQKLPPGWTRVEVHGLRKRRLSYPLGGGLPSEEGSSSPETLTRFMQDVAAQNYRNLWRHAYRTYGQPYSHSPAPSAVPALDLVRQALQRVYGCSFLLVGEFTQCPSSTRDGPCPPRGSLSCPSLLRAEALLESPEMLYVVHPDVQFSLHDVVTFSPAKLTNSQAKVLFILFRVLRAMDACHRQGLACGALTLHHIAVDEKLCSELRLDLSAYERPQEDENEEIPVARNGAGIGPGEEGGRRPGCPTCQEELRGLVLDWVHGRISNFHYLMQLNRLAGRRQGDPNYHPVLPWVVDFTTPHGRFRDLRKSKFRLNKGDKQLDFTYEMTRQAFVAGGVGGGEPPHVPHHISDVLSDITYYVYKARRTPRSVLCGHVRAQWEPHEYPASMERMQNWTPDECIPEFYTDPSIFSSIHPDMPDLDVPAWCGSSQEFVSAHRALLESREVSQDLHHWIDLTFGYKLQGKEAVKEKNVCLHLVDGHTHLTSYGVVQLFDQPHPQRLAGAPALAPEPPLIPRVLFQTIQESIGREDLPGQLTNGVGRSVLEATACEAGWARDRPVAGEDDLEQATEALDSISLVGKAGDQLGSSSSASSQAPPGLLSFSVASASRPGRRSKPAGADPGEGEEGKILLPEGFNPVQALEGLEKLGNFLTKGLGSQLEVLEQPQIQPPVQLQELFHRDMQALGVLLAEMVFATRVRTLQPDAPLWVRFEAVRGLCLRHPKEVPVSLQPVLDILLQLSGPEGPVVAGRGKLAPLFEYRPVCQGLPPPCPAQLLSPFSSVVPFPPYFPALNKFILLYQARRVEDEAQGRELVFALWQQLGAVLSDITPEGLEILLPFVLSLMSEEHTAVYTAWYLFEPVAKALGPKNANKYLLKPLIGAYESPCRLHGRFYLYTDCFVAQLMVRLGLQAFLSHLLPHVLQVLAGVEASQEESKGLVGAAEDEDGELVGARPSSCAFREEIPMDGEPAASSGLGLPDYTSGVSFHDQAYLPETEDFQAGLYVAESPQPQEAEAVSLGRLSDKSSTSETSLGEERAAEEGGAPVDKSSLRSGDSSQDLKQSEGSEEEEEEEEEGCVVLEEEEGDGEQDEITTASELTLSDTVLSMDTVVARGGETGGEEDAEPLTEQSEGKEQKILLDTACKMVRWLSAKLGPTVASRYVARNLLRLLTSCYVGPTRQQFTVSSGESPPLSAGSIYQKRPVLGDIVSGPVLSCLLHIAHLYGEPVLTYQYLPYISYLVAPGSTSGPSRLNSRKEAGLLAAVTLTQKIIVRLSDTTLMDILPRISHEVLLPVLSFLTSLVTGFPSGAQARTVLCVKTISLIALICLRIGQEMVQQHLSEPVATFFQVFSQLHELRHQDLKLDPAGRSEGQLPEVAFSDGQQRPVDPTLLDELQKVTSSGKSSPTTSWSGSWRGCIWRASVQAVAALPAWSPPCPAPAPSGTPRVGAAPGTTATRGPLGASWSGTASRFLTTLSPRAPACWAPSRGWAAGASAARRTTH